The Gloeocapsopsis sp. IPPAS B-1203 region CTTCCATTGGTGTCACAATTGTGGCTAATATACCAATTAATTCTTTGATTAAGTTCCGTTGAAGGCGGGGGTGGTAAGGCGGTAGCTTGAAGGCAGTAACATGAAGCATTGGGCATCGAACCAGACGTCAGGCTGCCCATTCTGTCAACTCTTGCCGCAATGAACCTAAAAGTATACATTGAAACTTCTATTCCCAGTTTTTATTACGAGGTGCGTTCTACCCCTGACATGGTGGCGAGACGCGAATGGACAAGGGAATGGTGGAGTAATGCAAGTAACAACTATCGGCTTGTGACTAGTCTTGCTGTGCTGGATGAACTTAACAGAGGTAGCTTTCCCAGAAAGACTGAGGCAGTAGAAATGATCAGCGGCTTGCCATTTGTTCTTATTGAACCCGCAATTGCTGAAATCGTAGAAGTGTATATTCAGCAACACCTAATGCCTAACGATCCAGTTGGAGACGCCCTACATCTTGCTCTAGCCTCATACCATAAATGTGATTTTCTGTTGAC contains the following coding sequences:
- a CDS encoding type II toxin-antitoxin system VapC family toxin, producing the protein MNLKVYIETSIPSFYYEVRSTPDMVARREWTREWWSNASNNYRLVTSLAVLDELNRGSFPRKTEAVEMISGLPFVLIEPAIAEIVEVYIQQHLMPNDPVGDALHLALASYHKCDFLLTWNCRHLANANKFGHIQRVNVMLGLYVPTLVTPLELIGAQDDE